The proteins below come from a single Holdemania massiliensis genomic window:
- a CDS encoding type II secretion system protein produces MKKKGFTLMEIILVLGLLTTMVIGLTAVFRPMIATFQKSTTQTDLKEKAQILIEQVSSEMKTAKTILTANSSINDFADEYQRSYILYCIQDGLLWVREYPGGDAKPLYPEEFYNGYRVAMKLSTAEKDYDSLTSTVKITLIFNKNGEKYRAETAVECLNIDYDQQNFSVVLSDGYIAIER; encoded by the coding sequence ATGAAGAAAAAAGGCTTTACATTAATGGAAATCATCTTGGTTCTTGGCTTACTGACAACCATGGTGATCGGGCTGACCGCCGTTTTCCGACCGATGATTGCCACGTTTCAGAAAAGTACGACCCAGACTGACTTAAAGGAAAAAGCTCAGATTTTAATCGAACAGGTAAGCAGTGAAATGAAAACCGCCAAAACGATATTGACGGCTAATTCTTCGATCAATGATTTCGCAGATGAATATCAGCGCAGTTATATTCTGTATTGCATTCAGGATGGTTTGTTGTGGGTACGGGAATATCCCGGCGGGGATGCCAAGCCTCTGTATCCGGAAGAATTTTACAATGGGTATCGCGTTGCAATGAAGCTGTCTACAGCTGAAAAGGATTATGACAGTCTGACATCGACGGTTAAAATCACGCTGATTTTTAATAAAAATGGTGAAAAATATCGTGCTGAAACAGCGGTTGAATGCTTGAATATTGATTATGATCAACAGAATTTCAGTGTTGTTTTATCCGACGGCTATATTGCAATAGAAAGGTAA
- a CDS encoding type IV pilus modification PilV family protein → MNKRGMTLLEVVVSLGILVIIVVSLTQVFTSGVSIVTEADSLSRSELKVRKAIAGEKIAGVKVTDVHSSLTFSFGEDTVTIDGKMKTYADNKGRINYQYFEADPS, encoded by the coding sequence ATGAATAAGCGCGGGATGACCTTGTTGGAAGTTGTAGTTTCTTTAGGAATCTTAGTAATCATTGTGGTTTCGTTAACCCAAGTCTTTACCTCCGGTGTTTCGATTGTAACAGAGGCAGACAGCCTTAGCCGCAGCGAACTCAAAGTGCGCAAAGCTATCGCTGGGGAGAAAATCGCCGGAGTCAAAGTCACAGATGTTCATTCGTCACTGACCTTTAGCTTTGGTGAGGATACTGTGACGATAGATGGAAAAATGAAAACCTATGCCGACAATAAAGGGCGGATCAATTACCAATACTTTGAGGCGGATCCATCATGA
- a CDS encoding type II secretion system F family protein, with protein MESYLYTAVNSEGRKVRGEKRAEDVVHLYSLLNNEGLYCLNAHRKAQWETQTGKPKNQELSLMCKQLAAMLSSGIPLVNALEMLRQKSDKKKMKKLYAQLVEEVRKGSSLTLAMRQCQQAFPPLLIYLVQAGEMNGTLDAVMERMAGHYDKEYKLRNKVTSALIYPVMLLVVTVAVILALMTSVVPSFLSMVGDMELPWNTLLLISMSNFIVAYWPFLILGVLLIVLGVRMALKVPTLRRGFDELKVKFPLFGTLNRIVATSRFARTFSSLYSSGISVIDSLQVSGDVLNNRYFTEKISWISERVRRGEMLSRSIEASQAFDPLLNSMMYVGEESGSLEDVLNSISDYYDTEADNATQKMVAMMEPIMIIILAIIIFFVIISILMPIYDSYGMIA; from the coding sequence ATGGAATCCTATCTTTATACCGCGGTAAACAGTGAAGGCCGCAAAGTACGGGGTGAGAAGCGAGCCGAAGATGTAGTTCATCTTTACTCGCTTTTAAATAACGAAGGTCTTTACTGCCTGAATGCTCACCGCAAAGCGCAGTGGGAAACCCAGACGGGAAAACCGAAAAACCAGGAATTGTCGCTGATGTGCAAGCAGCTGGCGGCGATGCTGAGCTCCGGCATTCCGCTGGTCAACGCGCTGGAAATGCTGCGGCAGAAAAGTGATAAAAAGAAAATGAAGAAACTGTATGCTCAGCTGGTTGAGGAAGTGCGCAAAGGCTCCTCGCTGACGCTGGCCATGCGCCAATGCCAGCAGGCGTTTCCGCCGCTGCTGATCTATTTGGTGCAGGCCGGGGAGATGAACGGCACGCTCGATGCGGTGATGGAACGAATGGCGGGGCATTACGATAAGGAATATAAGCTGCGCAACAAGGTCACCTCTGCTTTAATCTATCCGGTTATGCTGCTGGTGGTTACCGTTGCGGTAATTCTTGCGCTGATGACATCGGTTGTTCCAAGCTTTTTAAGCATGGTCGGTGATATGGAACTGCCGTGGAATACGTTGCTTTTGATCTCAATGAGTAATTTTATTGTTGCCTACTGGCCGTTTTTAATTCTCGGTGTGCTGTTAATCGTCCTTGGCGTGCGGATGGCGCTGAAGGTGCCGACGCTGCGGCGGGGCTTTGATGAGCTGAAAGTCAAGTTTCCGCTGTTTGGAACGCTGAATCGGATTGTGGCGACTTCGCGCTTTGCGCGCACCTTTTCCTCGCTGTATTCCAGCGGGATATCCGTCATTGATTCGCTGCAGGTTTCCGGCGATGTGCTGAACAACCGCTATTTCACAGAGAAGATCAGCTGGATCAGTGAACGTGTCCGCCGCGGTGAGATGCTTTCCCGTTCCATCGAAGCTTCTCAGGCCTTTGATCCGCTGCTGAACTCGATGATGTATGTCGGGGAGGAATCAGGATCGCTGGAGGATGTGCTGAATTCCATTTCGGATTACTACGATACCGAGGCTGACAATGCGACGCAGAAAATGGTGGCGATGATGGAACCGATCATGATTATCATCTTAGCAATCATCATCTTCTTCGTTATTATTTCCATTCTCATGCCGATTTATGATTCTTACGGAATGATTGCTTAA
- the murB gene encoding UDP-N-acetylmuramate dehydrogenase has protein sequence MPMDFNFIQELQQKKIAIERRVTMAPYTSFGIGGAAELIALPDTADKLRECILSAQRTKIPYRILGQASNVLISSSGYPGMIILLRSNWAKWSVEGTLLKADGGLTIKRLCDGAMQAELSGLERLYGIPGSVGGALHNNSGAFGTELSELLESAQVLIQGQERTLTRDQLQFGYRRSLLNDQSHVLLSAAFRLQPGQRHTIRRLMEETMERRKLKQPLEYPSAGSVFKRPEGHYASALIDQCGLKGRQIGGAQVSEKHAGFIINRSQASSDDVQALISHIQKEVYAQTSVTLECEIESL, from the coding sequence ATGCCCATGGACTTCAATTTCATTCAGGAGCTTCAACAAAAAAAGATTGCGATCGAACGGCGGGTAACGATGGCGCCGTATACGTCATTTGGGATCGGCGGCGCAGCGGAATTGATCGCCCTGCCGGACACCGCGGACAAGCTGCGCGAATGCATCTTAAGTGCGCAGCGGACCAAAATACCGTACCGGATCTTGGGTCAGGCCAGCAATGTCCTGATTTCTTCCTCAGGTTACCCCGGCATGATCATTCTGCTGCGCTCCAACTGGGCAAAGTGGAGCGTCGAAGGAACGTTGCTGAAAGCGGATGGGGGATTGACGATCAAACGGCTGTGCGACGGCGCGATGCAGGCGGAATTGTCCGGATTGGAACGGTTATATGGAATTCCGGGAAGTGTCGGAGGCGCTCTGCACAACAACAGCGGAGCTTTCGGCACCGAGCTTTCCGAGCTACTGGAATCTGCTCAGGTTTTGATCCAGGGCCAGGAAAGAACCCTGACCCGCGATCAGCTGCAATTCGGCTATCGTCGAAGTCTTTTAAACGACCAGAGTCACGTGCTGCTGAGCGCCGCTTTTCGGCTGCAGCCGGGACAGCGGCACACCATCCGCCGCTTGATGGAAGAGACCATGGAGCGGCGCAAACTGAAACAGCCGCTGGAATATCCCAGCGCCGGCAGTGTGTTTAAGCGGCCTGAAGGACATTATGCCTCAGCCTTAATTGACCAGTGCGGCTTAAAGGGCAGACAGATCGGCGGCGCGCAGGTCTCTGAAAAGCATGCCGGCTTTATCATCAATCGCAGCCAGGCCAGCAGTGATGACGTTCAGGCCTTGATCAGCCACATACAAAAAGAGGTCTATGCTCAGACCTCTGTGACGCTGGAATGTGAAATTGAATCGCTTTAG
- a CDS encoding M20 family metallopeptidase, whose translation MKEQCKTWVKQHLDEGMDLVRAMYEHPELGDQEFESMALLSEKLEQLGFQVERSYLLPTGFIGRYDSGKPGPKIAFLCEYDALPEVGHGCGHNLIAAIGVLAGGAYKAVIDQLGGEVRVIGTPAEENFGGKVRMAEKGCFDDLDAAMMIHPSTENRLGGRTNALMPLKFEFFGRNAHACHPQEGKSALDAAVNTFVAINMMRQFMEPGCFIHGIVKDGGEAANVIPAYASLEYYFRAPTMAVAKAMSERAVQCAQGACQMAGTTLKTSVYECPYEDNKINYTLAQLLQKQYAELGLQEIQPVDEVPGGSSDIGAVSYRCPALHGYIQICGCEVTGHSREMAAATISPQGREGLASGASALAMCAVELACDPQLLAQVKAEFSR comes from the coding sequence ATGAAAGAACAATGCAAGACATGGGTAAAGCAGCATCTTGACGAAGGCATGGATCTGGTCAGGGCGATGTATGAGCATCCGGAACTGGGCGATCAGGAATTTGAATCAATGGCGCTGCTGAGTGAAAAACTGGAGCAGCTGGGATTTCAAGTGGAACGCAGCTATCTGCTTCCAACCGGGTTTATCGGGCGCTATGATTCGGGAAAGCCGGGGCCGAAAATTGCGTTTTTATGCGAGTATGACGCGCTGCCGGAAGTGGGGCATGGCTGCGGTCATAATTTAATCGCCGCGATCGGCGTTTTGGCCGGCGGCGCCTACAAAGCGGTGATTGATCAGCTGGGTGGGGAGGTCCGGGTGATCGGGACCCCGGCCGAGGAAAACTTCGGCGGCAAGGTACGCATGGCCGAGAAGGGCTGCTTTGATGATCTCGATGCGGCGATGATGATCCATCCGAGTACGGAAAACCGTCTGGGCGGACGGACGAACGCTTTGATGCCGCTGAAATTTGAGTTTTTTGGAAGAAATGCCCACGCCTGTCATCCGCAGGAGGGCAAAAGCGCCTTGGACGCTGCTGTCAATACGTTTGTAGCGATCAACATGATGCGTCAGTTTATGGAGCCGGGCTGTTTTATTCACGGCATTGTGAAGGACGGCGGAGAAGCCGCCAACGTCATTCCGGCCTATGCTTCGCTGGAATACTACTTCCGGGCGCCGACGATGGCAGTGGCCAAGGCGATGTCGGAAAGAGCGGTTCAATGTGCCCAGGGTGCTTGTCAGATGGCCGGGACAACATTGAAAACCAGCGTCTATGAATGTCCGTACGAAGACAATAAGATCAATTATACTTTAGCCCAGCTGCTTCAAAAGCAGTATGCGGAATTAGGCTTGCAGGAAATCCAGCCGGTCGATGAAGTGCCGGGCGGTTCCAGCGATATCGGAGCAGTCAGCTACCGCTGTCCGGCACTGCATGGATATATCCAGATCTGCGGCTGCGAAGTAACCGGTCATTCACGGGAGATGGCGGCCGCGACGATCAGTCCACAGGGCCGCGAGGGACTGGCCAGCGGTGCCAGTGCGCTGGCGATGTGCGCGGTGGAGCTGGCCTGTGATCCGCAGCTGCTGGCCCAGGTCAAGGCGGAATTTTCCCGCTAA
- a CDS encoding cation:proton antiporter: MQQLMSLAILLLTGLVFGRLMKLVKMPNVTGYLIGGLIVGPSVLNLVHADALSQLGFISSVALGFIAFSIGSEFKASYFKRVGMTPIVIAILEAMVAVVLVIASLIAFGFDPAFSFVLGAIAAATAPAATIMVIRQYRAKGPVTETLLSVVALDDAVALIGFGIAVAIAQMIENPGSGNLVMQLMDPIVEILGSLGSGALLGFILMIPLKFFHDEDNRQALIYAFIFIALFVSSTFGFSDLLTCMAMGAIFANLSNESDKVMAIADRLTPPIFMAFFVLSGADLKLSILPSIGLVGIIYVVMRVVGKFLGAWTGAKIMHASEPVQKYLGWALLPQAGVAIGLTVVAQSVVPQYAETVRAVVLCGTLIYELIGPSVSKWALTQAGEISE, encoded by the coding sequence ATGCAGCAATTAATGAGTTTGGCAATCCTGCTGCTGACGGGTCTGGTGTTCGGCCGGCTGATGAAGCTGGTCAAAATGCCGAACGTCACCGGCTATCTGATCGGCGGTCTGATCGTCGGTCCGTCGGTTTTAAATCTTGTGCATGCCGATGCGCTCAGTCAGCTCGGCTTTATTTCCAGCGTCGCCCTGGGCTTCATCGCCTTTTCAATTGGCAGTGAATTCAAGGCCAGTTATTTCAAGCGGGTCGGCATGACGCCGATTGTCATCGCGATTTTGGAAGCGATGGTCGCCGTTGTGCTGGTCATCGCTTCCCTGATCGCTTTCGGCTTTGATCCGGCGTTTTCGTTTGTTCTGGGAGCGATTGCGGCCGCGACGGCACCGGCGGCAACGATCATGGTCATCCGTCAGTACCGCGCCAAAGGTCCGGTGACGGAAACGCTGTTAAGCGTCGTCGCACTTGATGATGCCGTAGCCCTGATCGGCTTTGGGATTGCGGTGGCCATCGCACAGATGATTGAAAATCCCGGCAGCGGGAATCTTGTGATGCAGCTGATGGATCCGATCGTTGAAATCCTGGGCTCCTTAGGCAGCGGTGCGCTGCTGGGCTTCATTTTGATGATTCCACTGAAATTCTTCCATGATGAAGACAATCGGCAGGCGCTCATCTATGCCTTTATCTTTATCGCCTTGTTTGTTTCCAGCACCTTCGGGTTTTCGGATCTGCTGACCTGCATGGCGATGGGCGCGATTTTTGCGAATCTGTCCAATGAAAGCGATAAGGTCATGGCGATTGCCGACCGTCTGACACCGCCGATCTTCATGGCGTTCTTCGTGCTCTCCGGCGCCGATTTGAAGCTGAGCATTCTGCCTTCGATCGGTTTAGTCGGCATCATCTACGTTGTCATGCGGGTTGTCGGCAAGTTTCTGGGTGCCTGGACAGGGGCGAAGATCATGCATGCCAGCGAACCGGTGCAGAAATATCTTGGCTGGGCGCTGCTTCCGCAGGCCGGTGTCGCAATCGGCTTAACCGTCGTGGCGCAGTCAGTCGTGCCGCAGTATGCGGAAACCGTGCGGGCTGTTGTCTTATGCGGAACTTTGATCTATGAATTAATCGGCCCGAGCGTATCCAAGTGGGCGCTGACACAGGCCGGTGAAATCAGCGAATAA